A genomic segment from Aegilops tauschii subsp. strangulata cultivar AL8/78 chromosome 1, Aet v6.0, whole genome shotgun sequence encodes:
- the LOC109734513 gene encoding transcription factor IIIA isoform X1 — MGEGDPDSGGVVGATSASTSTSPPPAAAAPVRDIRRYKCEFCDVVRSKKRLIRDHVLEHHKDEVDGLDEYNVGGGGGSAPPGKEIGHDCKECGARFKKPAHLKQHMQSHSPERPFACHVDGCPFSYSRKDHLNRHLLTHQGKLFMCPMEGCNRKFSIKGNIQRHVEEFHEDGPQCGGKKEFICPEANCGKVFKYASKLQKHEESHVNLDYTEVICCEPGCMKTFTNVECLKAHNQSCHQYVQCDICDTKQLKKNFKRHQRMHEGSFVTERIKCNFKDCKRSFSKKSNLHKHIKAVHEQSRPFTCGFSGCGQKFSYKHVRDNHEKSSVHVLFEGDFVEADEQLRPHPGGRKRKPISVDTFMRKRVAAPDAPPACSDGTEYLRWLLSG; from the exons ATGGGAGAAGGAGATCCCGACAGTGGCGGCGTCGTCGGAGCGACCTCGGCCTCGAcctcgacctcgccgccgccggcggcggccgcCCCTGTGAGGGACATCAGGCGGTACAAGTGCGAGTTCTGCGACGTCGTGCGTTCGAAGAAGCGGCTGATCCGAGACCACGTCCTCGAACACCATAAG GACGAAGTGGATGGTCTGGATGAGTACAACGtaggtggtggtggcggcagtgCGCCGCCGGGCAAGGAGATCGGCCATGATTGCAAGGAGTGCGGCGCGAGGTTTAAGAAGCCGGCCCATCTGAAGCAGCATATGCAGAGCCATTCTCCCGAG AGACCCTTTGCCTGCCATGTAGATGGTTGCCCTTTCAGCTATAGCAGGAAGGACCATTTGAACCGCCATCTGCTTACTCATCAAGGAAAACTATTCATGTGCCCTATGGAAGGATGCAACCGTAAGTTCAGTATCAAGGGTAATATCCAGAGACATGTTGAGGAATTTCACGAGGATGGCCCTCAGTGTGGAGGCAAGAAAGAGTTCATCTGCCCAGAGGCTAACTGTGGGAAGGTGTTCAAATATGCTTCCAAGCTACAGAAACACGAGGAATCACATG TCAACTTGGATTACACTGAAGTTATCTGCTGCGAACCAGGCTGCATGAAGACTTTTACTAATGTGGAATGCCTCAAGGCCCATAACCAATCGTGTCATCAGTATGTTCAGTGTGATATCTGTGACACTAAACAGCTTAAGAAGAACTTCAAGCGGCATCAGCGAATGCATGAAGGTTCGTTTGTCACTGAGAGGATTAAATGCAACTTCAAGGATTGCAAGCGCTCATTTTCAAAG AAATCCAATTTGCACAAGCATATTAAGGCAGTTCATGAGCAGAGTAGACCTTTCACATGTGGATTCTCTGGGTGCGGCCAGAAGTTTTCATACAAGCATGTAAGGGACAATCATGAGAAATCTAGTGTTCACGTGCTTTTTGAG GGCGATTTTGTGGAGGCTGATGAGCAACTTCGACCTCATCCAGGTGGCCGCAAGAGGAAGCCCATTTCAGTCGATACTTTTATGCGGAAGAGGGTAGCTGCTCCTGATGCTCCGCCTGCTTGCAGTGATGGAACTGAGTATCTGAGATGGCTTTTGTCAGGTTGA
- the LOC109734510 gene encoding thylakoid membrane protein TERC, chloroplastic, protein MAAMVAAAAPARLVPPRLSSPWLHAVQLRPAPGRLLTVVAASRRSPGDGGKRGRKKRGRRATEADQEDGLSVGSEMETKSSTPRATVNDGSVKPALEASMTPKDSAIRRVALVVIAAVLFGVSIALKDGVEKASEYFAGYLLEQSLSVDNLFVFILVFKYFKVPLEYQNRVLSYGIAGAVIFRAVLIILGVATIQSFEAVNLFFAAILLFSSYKLFAGDEEESDLSDNFIVKTCQKFIPVTDYYDGDRFLINQDGIWKATPLLLTLVVIELSDIAFAVDSIPAIFGVTRDPLIILSSNIFAISGLRSLYVLISESMSELEYLQPAVGIVLGFIGAKMIFDFCGYHIPTEASLAVVTTCLSGGVILSLRKASSEERDK, encoded by the exons atggccgccatggtcgccgccgccgcccccgcgcggCTCGTTCCTCCGCGCCTCTCTTCCCCGTGGCTGCACGCGGTTCAGCTTCGTCCGGCGCCGGGGCGGCTCCTCACGGTGGTCGCCGCGTCGCGTCGGAGCCCCGGCGACGGCGGGAAGAGGGGCAGGAAGAAGCGGGGGAGGCGCGCCACGGAGGCCGACCAGGAGGACGGCCTCTCCGTAGGCTCCG AGATGGAGACGAAGAGTTCCACCCCGCGTGCAACGGTCAACGATGGAAGCGTGAAGCCTGCGCTGGAAGCCAGCATGACCCCGAAAGACTCTGCCATCAGAAGAGTTGCATTGGTG GTCATCGCTGCAGTATTATTCGGCGTTAGCATCGCCTTGAAGGACGGGGTCGAGAAGGCATCGGAATATTTTGCAGG CTATTTGTTGGAACAGAGTTTGTCGGTGGACAATCTCTTTGTTTTTATTCTGGTCTTCAAGTATTTTAAAGTGCCACTGGAGTACCAG AATCGGGTGCTTTCTTATGGTATTGCCGGAGCAGTGATCTTTCGTGCAGTGTTGATCATTCTAGGAGTAGCTACCATTCAG AGTTTTGAAGCAGTGAATTTATTTTTTGCTGCGATCCTGCTATTCTCTTCGTACAAG CTATTTGCTGGAGACGAGGAAGAATCTGATCTGTCTGATAACTTCATTGTGAAAACATGCCAAAAATTCATTCCTGTCACTG ATTACTATGACGGTGATCGGTTTTTGATAAATCAAGATGGTATATGGAAA GCCACCCCATTACTCTTGACTCTGGTAGTGATCGAGCTAAGTGATATTGCTTTTGCT GTCGACTCAATACCAGCAATCTTTGGTGTGACAAGAGACCCACTTATAATATTGTCATCAAATATTTTTGCTATTTCTG GCCTGAGGTCACTCTACGTACTCATTTCTGAGAGCATGTCTGAGTTGGAGTATCTGCAG CCTGCTGTTGGTATCGTTTTGGGCTTCATAGGGGCAAAGATGATCTTTGACTTTTGTG GTTATCATATACCAACTGAAGCTTCCCTTGCTGTTGTTACCACATGTCTTAGCGGTGGAGTAATATTGAGTCTTAGgaaagcatcaagtgaggaacgTGACAAGTAG
- the LOC109734513 gene encoding transcription factor IIIA isoform X2: MFRYECVKHWIPRTPKCQKALNGPVSGRGDPPEKLHQECLIHALPQRPFACHVDGCPFSYSRKDHLNRHLLTHQGKLFMCPMEGCNRKFSIKGNIQRHVEEFHEDGPQCGGKKEFICPEANCGKVFKYASKLQKHEESHVNLDYTEVICCEPGCMKTFTNVECLKAHNQSCHQYVQCDICDTKQLKKNFKRHQRMHEGSFVTERIKCNFKDCKRSFSKKSNLHKHIKAVHEQSRPFTCGFSGCGQKFSYKHVRDNHEKSSVHVLFEGDFVEADEQLRPHPGGRKRKPISVDTFMRKRVAAPDAPPACSDGTEYLRWLLSG, translated from the exons ATGTTCAGATATGAATGTGTGAAGCATTGGATCCCAAGAACTCCAAAATGCCAGAAGGCCTTGAATGGACCAGTATCAGGAAGGGGAGACCCTCCTGAGAAGCTCCATCAAGAATGCCTCATTCACGCGCTTCCTCAG AGACCCTTTGCCTGCCATGTAGATGGTTGCCCTTTCAGCTATAGCAGGAAGGACCATTTGAACCGCCATCTGCTTACTCATCAAGGAAAACTATTCATGTGCCCTATGGAAGGATGCAACCGTAAGTTCAGTATCAAGGGTAATATCCAGAGACATGTTGAGGAATTTCACGAGGATGGCCCTCAGTGTGGAGGCAAGAAAGAGTTCATCTGCCCAGAGGCTAACTGTGGGAAGGTGTTCAAATATGCTTCCAAGCTACAGAAACACGAGGAATCACATG TCAACTTGGATTACACTGAAGTTATCTGCTGCGAACCAGGCTGCATGAAGACTTTTACTAATGTGGAATGCCTCAAGGCCCATAACCAATCGTGTCATCAGTATGTTCAGTGTGATATCTGTGACACTAAACAGCTTAAGAAGAACTTCAAGCGGCATCAGCGAATGCATGAAGGTTCGTTTGTCACTGAGAGGATTAAATGCAACTTCAAGGATTGCAAGCGCTCATTTTCAAAG AAATCCAATTTGCACAAGCATATTAAGGCAGTTCATGAGCAGAGTAGACCTTTCACATGTGGATTCTCTGGGTGCGGCCAGAAGTTTTCATACAAGCATGTAAGGGACAATCATGAGAAATCTAGTGTTCACGTGCTTTTTGAG GGCGATTTTGTGGAGGCTGATGAGCAACTTCGACCTCATCCAGGTGGCCGCAAGAGGAAGCCCATTTCAGTCGATACTTTTATGCGGAAGAGGGTAGCTGCTCCTGATGCTCCGCCTGCTTGCAGTGATGGAACTGAGTATCTGAGATGGCTTTTGTCAGGTTGA
- the LOC109734513 gene encoding transcription factor IIIA isoform X3, producing MCPMEGCNRKFSIKGNIQRHVEEFHEDGPQCGGKKEFICPEANCGKVFKYASKLQKHEESHVNLDYTEVICCEPGCMKTFTNVECLKAHNQSCHQYVQCDICDTKQLKKNFKRHQRMHEGSFVTERIKCNFKDCKRSFSKKSNLHKHIKAVHEQSRPFTCGFSGCGQKFSYKHVRDNHEKSSVHVLFEGDFVEADEQLRPHPGGRKRKPISVDTFMRKRVAAPDAPPACSDGTEYLRWLLSG from the exons ATGTGCCCTATGGAAGGATGCAACCGTAAGTTCAGTATCAAGGGTAATATCCAGAGACATGTTGAGGAATTTCACGAGGATGGCCCTCAGTGTGGAGGCAAGAAAGAGTTCATCTGCCCAGAGGCTAACTGTGGGAAGGTGTTCAAATATGCTTCCAAGCTACAGAAACACGAGGAATCACATG TCAACTTGGATTACACTGAAGTTATCTGCTGCGAACCAGGCTGCATGAAGACTTTTACTAATGTGGAATGCCTCAAGGCCCATAACCAATCGTGTCATCAGTATGTTCAGTGTGATATCTGTGACACTAAACAGCTTAAGAAGAACTTCAAGCGGCATCAGCGAATGCATGAAGGTTCGTTTGTCACTGAGAGGATTAAATGCAACTTCAAGGATTGCAAGCGCTCATTTTCAAAG AAATCCAATTTGCACAAGCATATTAAGGCAGTTCATGAGCAGAGTAGACCTTTCACATGTGGATTCTCTGGGTGCGGCCAGAAGTTTTCATACAAGCATGTAAGGGACAATCATGAGAAATCTAGTGTTCACGTGCTTTTTGAG GGCGATTTTGTGGAGGCTGATGAGCAACTTCGACCTCATCCAGGTGGCCGCAAGAGGAAGCCCATTTCAGTCGATACTTTTATGCGGAAGAGGGTAGCTGCTCCTGATGCTCCGCCTGCTTGCAGTGATGGAACTGAGTATCTGAGATGGCTTTTGTCAGGTTGA